A portion of the Sus scrofa isolate TJ Tabasco breed Duroc chromosome 5, Sscrofa11.1, whole genome shotgun sequence genome contains these proteins:
- the CLEC9A gene encoding LOW QUALITY PROTEIN: C-type lectin domain family 9 member A (The sequence of the model RefSeq protein was modified relative to this genomic sequence to represent the inferred CDS: inserted 2 bases in 2 codons; substituted 2 bases at 2 genomic stop codons) → MLEEERDTSFQWDNPTQSPYQKYLSPTKNSGTWCLVVVISCIFCMDSLATCIFLGIKCKYKRISSKSCNCNPCPDNWIQNEEGCYYVFEXWKIWHTSNEDCLKKGSKLLQIDNKEEMNFITGSLRKIKSSYGYWVDLSQDGPSQPXLWQDGSSPSPDLSPMQECQSINXAYGYLQNIFLYSXNCSLWKYFICEKYALRSSL, encoded by the exons ATGctggaggaagaaagagacacTTCTTTCCAGTGGGATAACCCAACACAAAGCCCTTACCAAAAATATCTGTCTCCTACCAAAAATTCAG GAACATGGTGCCTTGTGGTGGTGATTTCGTGTATTTTTTGCATGGACTCATTAGCAACCTGTATTTTCTTGGGCATCAAGTGTAAGTACAAAAGAATatcttcaaaat CTTGTAACTGCAACCCTTGTCCAGACAATTGGATTCAGAATGAAGAAGGTTGTTACTATGTCTTTG ACTGGAAAATTTGGCACACCAGTAATGAGGATTGTTTAAAGAAGGGCTCCAAGCTTCTACAAATAGACAACAAGGAAGAAATG AACTTTATCACTGGCAGCCTAAGGAAGATCAAAAGCAGCTATGGTTACTGGGTGGATCTGTCTCAGGACGGGCCCAGCCAGCCTTGACTTTGGCAAGAtggctcctctccttcccctgacCT GTCACCAATGCAAGAATGCCAATCAATCAACTAGGCCTATGGATACCTCCAAAACATATTCCTTTATT ACAACTGCAgcctttggaaatattttatctgtGAGAAGTATGCATTAAGATCTTCTCTCTGA
- the CLEC1B gene encoding C-type lectin domain family 1 member B isoform X1 gives MQDEDGYVTLNVKTEKPALTSAITQQHNLRAENEHLSGTLKQLARKVCQDLIKQSGQEERHQCSPCEKNWRYHGDSCYGFFRHNLTWEESKKYCIDTSATLLKIPSQNILQYLTSRTGLIRWVGLSRQNSKEAWMWEDGSVPSKNVIKFSGNGTENMNCAYFHNGKIHPTFCENKHYLMCERKAGMPKVDQLL, from the exons ATGCAGGATGAAGACGGATATGTCACCTTAAATGTTAAAACTGAAAAACCAGCTCTCACTTCAG CTATCACGCAGCAACACAACCTACGAGCTGAGAATGAACATCTCTCAGGAACTCTGAAGCAATTAGCAAGGAAGGTCTGCCAAGATTTAATAAAACAATCAGGACAAGAGGAAA GACATCAGTGCAGCCCATGTGAGAAAAACTGGAGATATCATGGAGACAGTTGCTATGGATTCTTCAGGCACAACTTGACCTGGGAAGAGAGTAAGAAGTACTGTATCGACACCAGTGCTACGCTTCTGAAGATCCCCAGCCAGAATATTCTG CAATACCTCACCAGCAGGACTGGATTAATCCGTTGGGTTGGATTGTCCCGCCAGAACTCCAAAGAGGCCTGGATGTGGGAAGACGGCTCAGTCCCCTCCAAAAATGT GATTAAGTTTTCTggaaatggaacagaaaatatgaattgtGCTTATTTTCATAATGGAAAAATCCACCCTACCTTCTGTGagaataaacattatttaatGTGTGAGAGGAAGGCAGGCATGCCAAAGGTGGACCAACTACTTTAA
- the CLEC1B gene encoding C-type lectin domain family 1 member B (The RefSeq protein has 3 substitutions compared to this genomic sequence), translating to MQDEDGYVTLNVKTEKPALTSGDPAASSLWRVMALTLLVLCIGMVFGLVALGILSITQQHNLRAENEHLSGTLKQLARKVCQDLIKQSGQEERHQCSPCEKNWRYHGDSCYGFFRHNLTWEESKKYCIDTSATLLKIPSQNILQYLTSRTGLIRWVGLSRQNSKEAWMWEDGSVPSKNMIKFSGNGTENMNCAYFHNGKIHPTFCENKHYLMCERKAGMPKVDQLL from the exons ATGCAGGATGAAGACGGATATGTCACCTTAAATGTTAAAACTGAAAAACCAGCTCTCACTTCAG GTGCTCCTGCTGCATCCTCTCTGTGGCGTGTGATGGCTTTGATTCTGCTGGTCTTATGCATAGGGATGGTTTTTGGGCTGGTGGCTCTGGGCATTCTGT CTATCACGCAGCAACACAACCTACGAGCTGAGAATGAACATCTCTCAGGAACTCTGAAGCAATTAGCAAGGAAGGTCTGCCAAGATTTAATAAAACAATCAGGACAAGAGGAAA GACATCAGTGCAGCCCATGTGAGAAAAACTGGAGATATCATGGAGACAGTTGCTATGGATTCTTCAGGCACAACTTGACCTGGGAAGAGAGTAAGAAGTACTGTATCGACACCAGTGCTACGCTTCTGAAGATCCCCAGCCAGAATATTCTG CAATACCTCACCAGCAGGACTGGATTAATCCGTTGGGTTGGATTGTCCCGCCAGAACTCCAAAGAGGCCTGGATGTGGGAAGACGGCTCAGTCCCCTCCAAAAATGT GATTAAGTTTTCTggaaatggaacagaaaatatgaattgtGCTTATTTTCATAATGGAAAAATCCACCCTACCTTCTGTGagaataaacattatttaatGTGTGAGAGGAAGGCAGGCATGCCAAAGGTGGACCAACTACTTTAA